From Oryzias melastigma strain HK-1 linkage group LG17, ASM292280v2, whole genome shotgun sequence:
AGGAAGAGATGGaccgtcagcgcagactgctggatagaAGCTGGAACGGACAGAAAACCACAACCACAGCAGGTACGGAGGGGGAATCAGTAAAGTGTCATTCAGGTCCTTGAAGTCCGGATCTCTGtgtttttctgacagtttttgGACATTTCCATTAATAATGAAGATGCCCCACTCTGTCCCGATCTCATTTCAATTATTTGCCCGTGTATTGTTTTAGTGGCGAAGTGAGGCTCCTGTCTGTAATTGTATCTTTGTTCGTTTCATCAAACTGGAAAGCTGCAGTGAGATATATGGGAAGAACACAGTGGCAGCTGTGGTTCCTTAACAGGCGATCTCTGCTCTGAAATCATAACGGGATGAAGGAGAGGCTGTTATGAAAGGGAAAGAAAATCTTGTTTAGGACAGATGAGAGATGCTCAGAGGTCCATGAAGGAGGATGACTGCTGTGTCCACCTCTGCCTCTGACTGTGAGCTGGATTTCCTGAAACCTCAGGAAGTCTGTCCTTTTTGGAGATTATTTCCTACCAAAGCAAAGCTTATGCTTAATATTTAGGTAGCAGTTTTACGTCTCTGGAGgtccaacacattttcatcccaTAACACTAACCTCTGTCATGCTTAACTGGGCCCACCCAAAGCTGCTCTTCTGGAATCATTATTTTAGAGGCTCTCAGTCCACATGTGTAAAAACCCAGAGAGACTTTCCTGATATGTGTGCAGTTACCTGCAAGATCAGGAGGCCCCCTGACCTAAGCTTCACAAACACCCATCAGCTGACAGTTCATCACAAAAATACCTCCAGGCTTTGATCCAGACGCCAAACATCCTGAAAAGCATAATTTGTCCTTTAAAGCGTTTCTCCAGAATAACTTTAGTCATCAAACAAAAAGTTGTCGACAGTGATGACACAGCACTTCCCTATAGGATGATGTCATTATTTACTCTAATGGTATTGTTATAGTAATGTGGTATCTGGAAATGCAGAGGTAGCATTGGAGTCTCTTTTCACAGATGCTGAGTCAGCATGATGGAGCCGACAGGAAGTGTTTGGGTGAAAGAAAGATGCTGTGGTTTGGAAAGGAAGAACCCTCTGGATTTACAGGATAAAATGTCAcaatttgacttgtttttgtttcacatcATCAAGATTTAAATAGgacatcattattatttaaGGTTCAGATTTGGATCATAGACTGATCACTCTGACTGTAAAACATCAACGTAGGACCACCACAGATGCTCCTCTGCAGATTCTGGTGTTCCTAAGGCTcacttttgtcatgttttcaccTTCAGACCTCACTGAGGATTGTTGAAGTTCTCATTCCTGCAGAACTTCACAGCAAAGACCCttcaaatatttcagaaacaaaaaaataaatggttccTCTGTTTTGAACTCAAAAATTCCCTTAAATCTTGTGAACTATGATCAGGAACCATGAGGCTTTTTCAAGTCTTTAAAGccgttttcatttttctggttTCTCTCTTTGATGAGTATTTTTTGATCCTACAGATCATCCACAGCTGCATGTTTacaaggaggaagaggaggagctcctAATCAACCAGAATGGGAGCGTCAGTTTGGAGCAACGTCAACCAGAACCAGCTCAGGCCCAGAAAAAGCCGAAACAATCCAGCCGCGGTCTTGAGGAGCATCAGTTTAAGGTGAAGATAGAGACAGACTCTGATGTGACGGCGACCTCAGCAGAACCACCTGCGGTTTGTAGGGAGCTCCCCCTCTTCTGGAACGAGGAAGACAAGGATGTTCAACACCACCTGCTGGGTTTCGGCTCAAACACTGTAGGTGAGTCTGGAGCGAGAACTTTTGTCTGTGAACGACTTCAAGAGAAGAATGAAAATTACTCCCAAACAGTGAAAAAGTCTGAATATTTGTCAAGGTTTTAGTAAAATTGGATCCGCCACCCGGTCTTGTGTAGGTACATTTCCTTTCTCAGTTTCTTAAATGTCACCACAGAACAACCCGTCAAAGAAATGATTCACTCTTGAACTGAACCACTGGCCATGCTGTGTGAGGCAGAACACAATCTCATGTGGTTGGATGTCAGGTTCCTGAAGAGAAGCTGGAAGCTGGTGTTCACGCCCAGATCTCTCAACACAGCTTGAATTCATGtttacaaagtttaaaaattaacttgTGAAAATGACTGTAAAAGTTAGTCAGCTTGTGGAAAACGGTCATCGTCGGTTCTGCTGGTGCTTCTTAAGACCACAACAATCttcttttgaaatattgtaAAACAGTTTCCAGTGTTCTCTAAAagatgattatgttgttttttaccaaaataaaataggtataattttcttaaacatagtttttgcagagcaacaggagttcattaaaagttgtgggtggggcaacacccccccccccacacacacacacacacttcccatcattcatctgtttacatgctagcaTACAGCCCCTCTCacctcccaacctaacattagcagtgcagcaAAAAATTGGGAGCAATATTGAAGTTATCTAAccatacagtttagagccagatgtcagctcaaacgaggaaaataaagacatacatAGATCTATTTGGTCAAGTTTAATTCTCTGCAGAGGCAGTGTCTTGTCACTTTGTTGgagctttaaaaagttttgccATTTAAGTGAAAGAAgacttctattttatttgtttttgattgtctacttttaataataataaaatcacgTCTACTGCCTCTTCTAGGCTGTAAATCTGGCATGCCCTATAGATGTTGATCAATTAAGGCCAATCAATAATTGCTGGTGAATAATCTTGATTTTCATCTTCTTGTTCCTTTAGACTTTCTGGTGAAAGAGAtaagtgaggaggaggaggatggcgTTAAGACAAACCGAGAGCAAAGGGCCCAGAAGAGGAACCAGGAGGAATCAGAATTTTTACAGATCAGAGTAACACCTGAGGAACTCTTTACACGTCAAGAAAATGAGCAACATGGTTCTAAGCCGGTGACTGATGTGTTTATGTTGCCGACATCGcacaatgaaaaaaacctcCATAACTCTGACCAGAGCCTGCTGTGTCACATGAAAACGCTCTTGTGCGAAAAACCCTTCCCTTGCACCACCTGCGGTAAGACTTTCAGCCGGAGCGCCGACCTGCTGTGTCACATGAGGATTCACACTGGTGAGAAGCCGTACACATGCCAAACCTGTGGAAAGAGCTTCAACCGGAGCAGCAGCTTGTCCCGCCACATGATAACGCACACGGGTGAGAAGCCCTTCTCATGTCAGACGTGTGGAGAGCGGTTTGGCCTCAACAGCCACCTGCTGCGGCACATGAGGACTCACACGGGGGAAAAGCCCTTCGCCTGCACACTGTGTGACAAGAGCTTCAGTCAGAGTAACAGTCTGTCCGATCACATGAGAACGCACACAGGCGAGCGGCCGTTCTCGTGCAGGGAGTGCGGAAAGAGCTTCAGTCATCGGGGGGCCCTGACCGTTCACACCAGAACCCACACAGGCGAGAAGCCGTATTCCTGCAAAATATGTGGAAGGAGCTTCAGCGCGAGCACTAACTTACTGCACCACACAAGACTTCACCATTGACTCCAAGCTGTGAAGGTGTCTCAAAAAGAGCTTTGTTTCTGAATGAATCTTCAGATTAGGGGAGTTATAAAGGCCTTGAgggctgctttttattttttcaaagaagcacacctgatccaggtaatctgaGCTGCTGAGATATCTGGGAAATTTGGTAAACAAGCAGAACAGTAGCCGCCGAGGCCTACATTTGCTTCTGCTTCCAACTAATCAATCGTATTTTGAAATGTAGAACATCTGGAACCTCAATTCTATCATGCTTTTCCCTGATTTGAAAGAAAGAGCTCCGTAATGTGTCAATTTTTGACCACTTGAGTATTCAGAAAGTTCATgccttaaaagtttttttcccctcaaaactCAATGAAATGCTTGTGAAGAGAAACCTTTTATAATCTGTTATATTTAAATCCTCATTGCTGTCACAAATATACTGTACCGTTTGTGATCTAACagctaattatttatttaaaaaatttataaGTAGTGTTTTGTGTCGTTGAAGGTGTGATACAGCTGTCTAAGTACAGATGAACAAATCAATAAATGGTATGCTGTGTTCTCATTTTTATCCATCaaagggattaaaaaaagtttgtctccTATGactgaaacagttttttcctcttaaagCCCTGTTGGGGGCGCTGTGGTCATCACAAACTCAATATCATGTCATTCTAGACAAGAGCTTGGAACTTACTAGATGAAGCATGTCTTAATAAAAAGAACTGAACCCAGATAAAATGAATTGATTAGAGTTAAAGACAAGTTTCaatttacttcaaaataaaacttaccacagaaacaaaccttaagtttggtaaaaatatatacttgTGTGTTTGGAGTTCATCTCCCAAATCAACTGAATGTAGATTAATTGATTGTTTTCAAGTAATTTCATGTCTATTCAGGACATTAATTtcctaaattaattaaaaaaataaagaaaatcttactattttctttacattaaaaatactttaatcaTAAGTAGACATAGCTTGCTAAAGTGGCATTCCCCTTTTGCTTGTAAAACTTTTTATGGAATATTGTGGAAACTTAATCCATAAATCCCTTGCTTATgctttagggaaaaaaaatgacatattaaaTTAACATATTATTAATGCAGGCAtggtcaacaaaaaaaacttgccaaagaaatccaaaaatgtacttttgccaaTTATTTAAAAGATCTGTGTTTCAACCCCGaggaaccaaaaacaaaatggcTGCTACGGAGGTaaacaaaaccaacagaaaatgcaccattttgaaaaaaagttaaaagtcaaATTGGGTGGTGGGGCAGGAGAGGGTAACACCTGTGTGCCATAGAACTATTTGTTTTGTATCTTGGCTTTTCATGAAAGAACTGAGCATCACTGATGGGAAGGATTTTTGATTCTTCAGAGATGATGTGATACATTTTCCTGCTTctcttcacatttttctctgtaGCTGCTTCAATTTCCATCCAACGTTTGAAGCAGAACTTTTTCATGCTTCAATATTCTAAAGGAGGTGAACATATGAAGGTTGTTGCAAAAGTTTTAGCTCAAGTATTTTTGTATGTATGTGGTTTctggggatttgggacctttctgtgtggagtttgcatgttctccccgtgcatgcgtgggttttcaccggggactccggcttcctcccaccgtccaaaaacatgcttcataggttactTGGTGACTCTagattgcccctaggtgtgaatgtgagagtgaatgtgtgtgtgattgaggccctgagacagactggcgacctgtccagggtgtaccccgccttcgcccttcagtagccgggataggctccggcacccccgcgaccccgaaagggaagaagcggtcaagaagatggatggatggatggatgtggtttctgaaaataaagacaaaaatgtttcatgCTGATAACAGCCGCTTCCTTCAGCAGACTGAATGTCATATTGCAGTCAGCAAGCATGGAGTTTATGAGTCATTTCTGAAGGTAGTTGAGGTGGGTGGGGCAAACTGGTCACCGTGCCAACCCCCTCCCTTCAGAATACACCAACAAGCgctccaaaaacaaacaaccctCTCCAGGCTTGTTTGGTCAGTGCAGCTGGTCAAAGTGTTCCCTGATATGTGGGTGTATTTACAAAGAAACAAATGCTTTCTGTTCTGAAGATGTTATGAACTGATGGGGTGACTAAATTGTAGAAAGAAACACTTGTTCTGGGTTTAGAGATCATAGTGTTCAATTTTAAGCGATCAAAGGCCAAAATACAAGAGTCAGATCCAGTTTCTGAGCAGAGGAATGTCACCGATCTGCATGAAAAGAGAACATTGTATTCCTGTTGAAAGAGATTGTCCATGGGCTTTGATCAGCTGTGATGCTGCTTCATATTCTCAAAGACTAAAACCTCTGTTTCATCTGAGCTTCATCAGATtaagaaaagtcaaatttaatgacccagaaaagaaaaaaaattgaagttttatcTCACACAACTGTTGGACGTGCAAAAATATCATACCTACTGTATATGTTTACTGATTGTTCAAAGATTTATGTtaataaagagaaaactttCCTCAAGCTGGTTGATTGTGGAAGTCAAGGCAGCCTCACTATTTTGTAAAATTGACACCCTCTTGTGGATGGTGTGCTGTattgtgttttctctgcaggattTTGTACAGAGTTTagttgtttcctgtcactgtgggctgcagagcacagtagtacacagcagagtctgtcactgcagcagaggagatctgcagatGGACCTGGTTCCTCTCCTGGTTCAGGACTGCAGTCAGTCTGGGGTTTGGAGGTTCTGCTTTCACCACAATGGGTTCTTTGATAGGAGGGATCAGGAGGAGGAACTGAGGAGCTGATCCTGGATCCTGTCGATACCACTGCAGATTGTTAGCGTTACCTGAATAATTACAGGACAGAGTAATTGTGATCTCCTCTGATGAAAAGACTTCAGCTCTGCTGGCAGTGATTCCATCTTCCAGACTGTCATCTGTGAACAGAAAACAGATATTCTTCAGATCTCTGATCCAAACTCAGCACAGTTTAGAATTAaattaaaggacatttttttcagtttttaaattatgaactTTTGTTGATTAAAATCCAGATCAGATCCTGAAGTTTTACAGAAACATACGAACATATGAGAGCTGAGAAGAAGCACATCACAGCCAGTTTCTTCATGTTTCCACATGTGGATGGGATGTTCATCTGAATCATCTGAGAGAGCTTTGAGTTGTTTGTTCTGATGTTCAGGTTGAAGTCAAACAGTTGTCAGTCATCTGCATCTCTGCAGTCAGTAGGAGGAGCCTGAGCTGTTCTTtagctctgcagctgcagtaaCACGTCTCACTGTAACTGAGGTCAAGGCGCTGCCGCTGAGGTGACCCAGAGGCAGGCCTGATGCTGGTGCAGTGGCTGATCCATGCACGTTGGCACAAGCAAGGTCagcagtttcagaaaaaaaggactAAAGAGAGAATCTGTTGTAGCCTTtcaaaataggattagaaatcAATGTACAGTGTGCATTACCAGAATAAGATTGGggtataataatatttaaagtaattctaaaCTTATTagaaatgtcaaacttttatttgcactttttttttttgataaattcaggaaaatctaaaaaataacaaatgttgtaaaaaaaaaagtacaaaatattcGATGaatatttggaaatattttttcaccTTTAATTCTTGTATATTTGATGAATATTCCTTAAAACTCCGTTTTGATTTTGGAAACTCAAATTAATAagccatccttccatccatccatttttaaaaatcgttTGTCCCTTTCGGTGTcacggggctgctggagcctaacctggcctCTTGTGGGTGTTGACAGGATACACGCTGGACTGGTTGTAGGACCCCAATAACACACCcatgcacactcacattcacaacAAGGAaaaatttagagtcaccagttaacccatgaagcatttttttgcactgggaaaacatgcaaactccatgcagaaaggtcccccattggtgattctggttccaaaaaattaaataagctAATTAACTCAAACCAAATCCAAATGTTTCCTGAACCTTTAAACAACTTCAGTTTAGTTCAATATCCGCAGAATCATGTTGATAATGGGTTTCCAGAGAACAGTTTTCAACAAAGAAACCTAACCACAAGAGGAATTTATTAAACATGTTGTTTGTACAGAGAGTGCTGTGCTCAGGcatgttgggaaaaaaattgaatgagCAAGAAGAACACAAATAACTGGATAACCACAATCTTTAGAAGATTGATttccaaaatacatttaagaattTAAGGGAGGAGTTGTTAGTGCTCAAACGCTTTTAAATTGGCTTGATGTGACATTTCAATTTTTGTGAGACATTTCATTTTAGGTTTTCGTTATATTTAGGCCTCCTTCTGAAGACTAAATTGTTCCTAGGTGTGAATGAAAGTGTGTGCTATTGTGTGGCTCTGTGACAGATTGGCGACCTGCCCAGTGTTTACACCCCCTTCGCTCAGCAGTGGGATATGCTCCAGTGATACTTCCAATATGTATTCAACAGGTTTGGAAAATTGGTTGGATGAGTTGATTATCTTTGGGCaatgaaaagcctttttttttagttgtccTAAATGgtttttcttattcatttgGCAATAATCACCAAGATTTACACCTTTTTCATCACTGACATAATTTAGCTTTACTACCTtcaattacacatttttttggttccATTTAACAATTTTTCAGCAGTTCAGCAAAGGTTAAGAGGGTTTTTAGCATTGTCTAAATTATATTGTAGAATGGTTCTATATTTTAATCTTGTGAAGTCTATATTTTTATCTACAGTATGCAGCTAATTTTTAGCTGCTATTTTCAAAACTGCTCAAGCATGAAAAGGATGCAGAAGTACACAAAAACGAGCTGTTTTTGCATGGAGGTTTGGTGTATACTGCCACTGTGGGCCCCACAGCACACTCAGCAGAGCTGAACATCCACACAGATGTCTGCTCACTCAGCACAACATTTGTGTGATGAGCTGTGCTCAATGCGGGTGTTAGTCTCTTCTACAGTTCAGTTGCAGCTTAGGCCCTCCCTCATTCTCATCGTCTGCCATTCTTTCAGTTAACAGCCCAACAATATTATCTTTAATATTCAGTATTCAATTGAATGCATAGCAAATATGATCAAATGCAATTAATATTTGACCTAAAATGACatcagaaataacaaaaaaaaggaaaaccggCACCAGTATCCATGTCAAGGCCATCTTTTTACTTAATTATTGTTattcttttataataaaaacaatgcagtaattatttgaaaattatatatgttcattatttcattaattaCACAATTTTTGACATATACTATtgatgtttaattattttttatgcaattatgTCCTTAATTTggtgttttctaaaacatataTGGTCCCCAAATCAAGCCCAGGGGGACTCCACATCATGCTGATCTACCCAGATTTTATTTATCCTAAATATGaactctaaaaatgttagcctttCACCCTGTTGAAAGAATGTATATACTGAAACTAACGTTTCTCTCAATTTACTGAATTCATTGAACGTCATCACGTGTGAGTTCAACTAAAGCAGCAGACATAGATGCATGCAGCTGCTCAGGTTTGACATTTGGTGGCACTGTGAGAtcacataaatacaaacattctGGAACCTGTCACTGTGACATGTGGAAACTAACTACAACTCCCAGAATGCCCAGGAATACCCATCAAGACAAAGCATGTGAATTTGTCAAGGCTGGCAACTGAACTTTACTGAATAAGTAAACTATATAATACATGCTCTTGAAAactatgtctttattttaatcaaaggCTGAATAGAAAGCTGGGTTTGACTTTATTATTGACTCAGCATCAGTTCGCGTACATTTTCAGGGCGTGGGACCTTTACATTAGGAAATCAGAAGCTGATTGGTTCTCAGCATCAGACTTCCAGCAACTGTCCAATCACAGGGGGTTTTGGTGTGACGTGGCCACCATCGACGCTTAATGGCAGGAAGAACCGATGCGGCAGCTTGGGCGTCCGCGTCGTTGaattaataacaaaacaaaaaatactcgCAGACATTAACTGCGAAGGCGCGCGTTTTGCCGCTGGAATAGCATTAAATCAAATCCGGAGTCCACGCGCTCTCCGGAACTGGACGGAGACTCGAGGGAGGGCAGAAAGACAAGCTAGCGGTTAGCTTAGCACCAAGCTCCGCCGAAACAATTACTACACACATCCATGTGGAAAGGTGACACGTCCCGCCGCGAACCTGGGGACACTTGTTGAGGGGAGGACGACTGCGCCGGTCCGTTCTTACGCGCGTGACACCGCGTGGACGCCGGTAATTCAGCGAGTTCCTGCACCTAGTTAGTGACGTCACGCAGGCGTGGGTGTCACGGTGAAGCCGAGATCTGTTTTATTCAGTGACCGGTTCATTCTCAGGTGGTGTGGAGAGAGAAGGAAGCGGTCTGCAGCCCCCCCGATGGAGTCAGATGTGACTGCGGGTGTTTGTTTACTCATCTAGAGTAATAAACTACATAAACAATGCGAGTGGATGAGCCACAACTCCACGATTCAAACCAAACTGGAACTTTACTTTAGtgaaaaatttgacaaaaatgtattaaaagattattgaaactttttaatGCTTAACACAAAAATGGAGCTGTGcaaattaaagacaaattagttcagtttcttttataagtgatcatttttgtgtttgctggtTCAGTAAACATCTGACAGGATgtacattttgaaatttgtgCTCTAAAGTTCTCATAAATCGATGGTTCATAAAACATCTGTCCTACAGATTCGTCTTTGCATGGGTGAGTGAGTGGCGACCATGAGTGGCGAGCCGGACGCGTTGGCTGTGGTCAACCAGCTGAGGGATCTGGCGGCAGATCCCATGAATCGGCAGGCTATTGTCCAGGACCAGGGCTGTCTACCGGGACTTATCCTGTTCCTGGACCACCCAAACCCTCAGGTGGTCtactctgctctgctggtgaGTGATAGACAATGCATCAGGTACTAGTCTCTGTGCtgttctggatcagaaccagattctgtttgctgtttttgctcTGACTGCTGCTTCCCTTTCAGGCGATCCGATACCTGGCAGAATGTCGAGCCAACAGGGAGAAGCTGAGGGGAGAGCTGGGGATGATGCTCAGCCTGCAGAACATCATGCAGAAGTGAGTGTTTGGTACCAGCTGGACCTCTTTGTCATACACAAAGAGACCAGATTCAGATCAGGTTCTGTCAGAAGCACTTCAAAAGcttattttatttcactgcCACTAGGTGGAGTCAACTTGCTGCACCCAAAATGCTCTTTTAATTTACACTcgctggccactttattaggtgcACCTTGCTAGTATCGGATTGGacccccttttgccttcagaactgctttAATCCTTTGTgtcatagattcaacaaggtactggagagtttggtccatattggcatgatagcatcacacagttgctgcagatttgttggctgcacatccatgatgccaatctcctgttccaacacatcccaaaggtgatctattgggttgaagTCTGGTggctgtggaggtcattagagtacAATGAACTCaatgtcatgttcaagaaaccagtctgagctgattccagctttatgacatggagccttATCTTGCtagaagtagcatcagaagatggtacactgtggtcataaagggatggacatggtcaccACCACCTGAACCATTGATATAAAGCAGGATAAATATATGCTTTTGTATGGTCAGAATttattgatgccaaattctCACCCTATCACTTGAGTGTTGCAGCAGAAATCAAGATTCATCAGACTTAacaatgtttttccattttttgttgaCCAATGTTGGGGAGCCtttgtgaattgtagcctcaatttcctgttcttagctaaCAGAAGTGGCATCCGGTGTGATTTTCTGCTGTtgtagtccatctgcctcaaggttgggtgtgttactgttgtctttgtatcagctggaaccagtctggtcattctcctctcACCTCTGGCATTAACAAGACATTTCagcccacagaactgctgctgttaggatattttctctttttcttgaccattctctgtaaatcccagagatggttgtgggtgaaaatcccattAGATCagaagtttctgaaatactcagaccagcctgtCTGAtaccaacaaccatgccacgttcaaagtcacttcaataaacttttttctccattctgatgctcataTGAACTGCATCAAATTGTTTTGATCATGTCTACATGCATTGAGTgtctgccatgtgattggccgATTAGAAATTGGCGTTAACGAGTAGTTGGAtgggtgtgcctaataaagtgaccGGTgagtaatttattttgaaataggAACCAATTTCTGGTCTGCTTCAATGGAAGACCAGAACAGCTCCTATGAGTCCACAGTCATTTGCTAATTAGAAATACTGATAAGTAAAGCTGATATGATCTGTGTCTCGGCAGGTCCACCACTCCCGGAGAGACCAAACTGCTGGCATCTGAAATCTACGAGCTGCTGCAGGCCGCCAGCACAACCGAGTCTGAGCCAGCTGGAGCTGCTGTGAGCGGCCGCCGCAAAGCCCAGTTCTtcttaggctccagcaacaagAGAGCAAAGACAGTCATCCTGCATATAGACGGACTGGACGACTCGGTGAGTCCAGTTCCTCAGTGACCTAAGGCCGGGTCAGAACCATGCAACCTCTTTCTACAGTTCATCTTCAGTAGCAGTGAAAGAAACAGCTGATTCTCCTCCTGATTAGACTTGTCTTTGGCTTTTCCTAGAGGACGGAATCACAACTTTAAAATTCTTTCATGTTTTGCTGTAAATGAAAGTCTGACTTCTGACTCAGCTAAACAAATCGGACCTATGTTTGCAGAGCCGCAGGAGTCTGTGTGAGGA
This genomic window contains:
- the LOC112144337 gene encoding zinc finger protein 583, yielding MTSVHSLKEFISERLTAAAEEIFRQIEKTIVEYEEEMDRQRRLLDRSWNGQKTTTTADHPQLHVYKEEEEELLINQNGSVSLEQRQPEPAQAQKKPKQSSRGLEEHQFKVKIETDSDVTATSAEPPAVCRELPLFWNEEDKDVQHHLLGFGSNTVDFLVKEISEEEEDGVKTNREQRAQKRNQEESEFLQIRVTPEELFTRQENEQHGSKPVTDVFMLPTSHNEKNLHNSDQSLLCHMKTLLCEKPFPCTTCGKTFSRSADLLCHMRIHTGEKPYTCQTCGKSFNRSSSLSRHMITHTGEKPFSCQTCGERFGLNSHLLRHMRTHTGEKPFACTLCDKSFSQSNSLSDHMRTHTGERPFSCRECGKSFSHRGALTVHTRTHTGEKPYSCKICGRSFSASTNLLHHTRLHH
- the LOC112144372 gene encoding armadillo repeat-containing protein 1, producing MSGEPDALAVVNQLRDLAADPMNRQAIVQDQGCLPGLILFLDHPNPQVVYSALLAIRYLAECRANREKLRGELGMMLSLQNIMQKSTTPGETKLLASEIYELLQAASTTESEPAGAAVSGRRKAQFFLGSSNKRAKTVILHIDGLDDSSRRSLCEEALLKIRGVISFTFQMAVKRCIVRIRSDLKAEALASAIASTQVMKAQQVVKTENGDEVLVPFAEDGSVAVERNEDLPEYLPEDESPSQEPDKAVSRVGSSQDSASWLGAAANFLSRSFYW